From the genome of Nicotiana tabacum cultivar K326 chromosome 17, ASM71507v2, whole genome shotgun sequence:
TTCGTTTGTGATCGCAATTGACTTTCGACCTGACCAAACTCACCCTCTTCATGTGGAAGATTAGATGCACCCTCGGGCCTCGATCCTGGAGGAAGCTAAATGGCACTCACCTTTCCCAGTCTTGAGTATCTTATAAGGCCCATAGCATGTTGCACTAAGTTTAAGGCATTTTCTTACACCGATTATAGCTTGTCTGTGTGGTTGTAGTTTCGATTATACATACTCTCTTCTCTAAATTTCCTTTCAGTTTGTTTGAAAGTTGTGCGAGCGGTTCGTGAAATTAACCATACTTGTCTTTCATtatagtgattatttttttgttttgctcGAGGACGTAGGCATATCTATTGAATTAACCTCATACTATAAAACTTTTGTCCATCATTCTTCTTCTCCATGTTGTGTTGTTGATCGTGCGCCATATATTGCGCGTTTGTTGTAACAGGAACCTTGAAAGGAAAATTTTAAGCATAATTATGGGAAcgttggaaatgaaatttgaagCATTTTCACAGTGTGAGTTGAACACTTAATATAAATATTTACTTATTGTACAAGCCATCTATTCATATAGATATCTTTGCTAATTCAGATCAAATAAGCAATTCATACAACTTCTGTTTGAAACTTCGAAATATTCCATACTAAAAACCTTTTGCAAACCTTAGGAACAAGAAGCAGAAGTAAATCGCCAGAAGTCCAACACCAAGAGAGATATCCGGTTGCATGTTTCTCTTAGGCAAAATAACAAGAGCCCAGAGCAAACCTACCATAAGAAATCCCAAAGTTTCACAGAGGAAAGGATCTTTGGGAAGCACATAAGAAGCTGGATACTCCCACCATGATGCAAACACAAGGGAGACCCCCAAACCAATCAAAGTATTGAATAATGGGCCGGCGTAACAAGCCGAAATCGCCATTTGTTGCCCATCTTTTCCACCATTCAGTGCCATGGCAACGTTAGATATCAAATCCCCAGTTGAGTTACCCCAAGCTAGGACAGTGAGACCTAAAATTGAAGGGTTTATCCCTATAATATATCCAAATGAGACGAGCAAAGAAACCAATTCCTGTGCAAGAAGATATGTCCATGTAATACTCATGAGAAACCCTCCAAGGAGCCAAATCAACAAGCATTCTTTTGGAGGGCTAGATTCTTTTGTAGACAAAAATGCAAGATTCCCTAGAATAAGCCCTACTAGAACTGATGTCATGCCAATGGCTAGGCTTGTCGGGGAATCCATGCCTTCACTTGATGAAGCGCTCAGAACAGCTGCTGCCAGAATTGGTGCCAATGTTGCTGAAATTACAGCCATTGGCTTGGACCACTTATCCTCACTAACGACAGGGATGGTCAGCCTTCTTGGCAAGTAAAGGGGAAAATCCAAAACACCAAGAAAACAATTTATGAACTTGCAGCAAGATGATGAGGTACCAAAAGTAGAGGAATTTACTACTtctgtttgtttctcattttcAGAACACTTTTCCTCATCAACACACCCTAACAATGCAACCCCAATCTCGTGATCCAATTCATCTTCTTTGTCCGTTGAATTCATATTTTCTACTGTTTCCTCCTTACTAAAGAAATGCATGGCGCAGACCACACAAATGTAAATGACATAAATAGATGAGAAACAGATCGCTATCCACAAATTAACCCTCCCGAAAACAATGATCCCAAGGAGACATGAGAGtgaaaaaataatgaaaagtaCATCTCTAATGAAACTTGGCTTATCAATGGTTAGCCTGCGGCTTGGCGATACGACCATACTTATGACTCCCACAACGACACAAGACACGAAAAATGCACCACCTAAAACACTGTTAAGCCCAACGCCGTCACTGCTGGATCGAGTGAAGGAGATGATACTAGAGAAGACATCATTAGCACCATTTCCTAGAGGGAGAAGAGTGGTTCCAGCTATGGTAGGGGAAAGATTCAAGACTTTGGATAAGCCTTCAGCAGAAGGGCAGAAGTACTCAGCTGCTGTATTACCCAACAAATAAAACAGCAAAACAAGCCATAAAAGCAGAAGAGTGTACCCTAGTAGTGGAGACCAACCTAGGATGCAGTAGAAGAACTCGAGATAATTCACATACCCTTTTCCAGAGCACGAAGGGCTTGATTTTATGTAGGCACATTTAGATTGTGAATCATTTAGTTTGTATAAGTCAGAGCAGTCATTATTATTAGTTTTCGATAAATGGACGTGTGTTTGGGAATGGCTAAACCCATTGAAAGTGAGAGTGTAAAGCAAGAGTACAAAGAGGAAAGAGGTGTTGAAAAATATAGAAAGAACTGACCTGGGCTTGAAATGGAAAGGAGAAAAATCCATCAGAAAGTATGAAAGATAAGAAGAGCAGATCTATAAGGGATAAAATGGCCTCACCTTTATATGTTAACTTTTAGCTAAACTAAATTAATTATGTTAAGTTTGGCAAATTTAGTGTCCAAATGTGAACTTCATATATTCACCAGTATAtgtgcgtgacatgattttttttttttcttacatTTAATTACTGTAAGTCACTGTTAGTTTATTGTAAGAAGTGACAAAAAACTTGTCTTTGTATTTGTCTTTTTCTATTTAGTCCTTTGGGAACTTGAACTTGTATATAGACTCAGTACTTGACATCACTAGTATATGTATTTTATACTTTCGTTCTTAGGACTGCTATAGTCAAAAGACCTAATTTGGTCTTGTTTCTTGCCTTTTTAATTTCATTGGAAGAGAAACAGAATACAAAGTCAAACACTTATTTAATTACGAAACCCACGAATCACGTAAAGTCTACtacaaatttataaaataatattatttttctctAGACGATTGATGATCTGTGAACCTGATCACACTCCATTTTGCACCGCAATCACATAACACTCCCCCATTAATGGAGACTAAAATAATATGAAACTTCTAAGGCTAAAATTTATtagatcatatatatatatacacacacaatatatatatgttgtataaTACCTTTGATATTCAGTTTAAAGTaggtatatttatatgcatattgaCTTGCATTTTACTCATGTTTAGTAGATTTCGTACGTGTAATGTTATAATTTGTGCTAATTCgtggtatttttatgtgtaggaatcatccggAGGCAATGTGGGACGAAGGTGCAAGATTGGAAGTAAAAAGGGAACGGAATGGGGAAAAGGCCACAGAGTAGCGCCcaaggtagcgtggggcgctacttGTGGCGCAGAAGTCAAATTTGCAAAAACTCCCAGCGTCAAGGCAGCATGGGCTGGTGACGGGAATTTCTCCTAACTCGTCCGGGGAAAAGGCCACAGAGTAGCGCCTAAGGTAGCGTTAGGTTTTTtgaaaccgaccaaagttggtcggtttttcaaaaaaaaaaaaaattttttttgtcgaaaccgaccaactttggtcggttttctttggcgccaaaatgcgggaaactatttttgagtcccgcaaaatttatttttcaagaaaccgactaactttggtcggtttttcaattaaaataaataaaaattaatattaaaaaaactgaTCAAAATTGGTTGGTTAATTCGGCCgatcatttaaaaaaaccgaccaactttggtcggttattttcgtacgaaaatacaattaaagagtataaatcaaataaaagacagtcttaaaacaaaatgcaccaatggtctggtggtagaatagtatcttgCCACAGTACAGATCCCGGTTCGTTTCTCAGATGGTaaatctttttattacataattaaaatactgaccaactttggtcgattttttttgcaattttttttaaaatttaattgaccgaccaaagttggtcggtaatttccgaccaactttggtcggtattcctttccgtcccctaaaataccgtccacacataAATGATCGCGTTTTGGTTGGTTAtgggccattaccgaccaactttggtcagtttttttggtcggtttttaccggatttctagtagtgttccaggaaccacaatctgaatctgatatactcaaagtcaactctcggtcaaacttatgaacttttcaaactttcaaatttccaactttcgccaattagtgtcgaaaccttctagaaatattcaaatgcaaactcgggcatacgcccgagaccaaaatcatcatctggacctaacggaaccatcaaaactccaatccgaggtcaaatactaaaaagtcaaacttgatcaactcttccaactttaaagcttcaatcatgaaattcgtTATTGcaaatcgattctgaataacttgaaagctaaaactgacgattcacacaagtcataataatcATACGATACTGCTCAAGTCTTTAAATAACTGaacgaaatgcaaatgctcaaaacgaccggtcggattaTTACAAATTGTTTAATAAATCTTTAAATAGCTAGAATATGTTCTTACGGAGGACTTTTTATCCTTTCCGCCATAAAGATAAAATGATTGTCGTTGAATGGAAAATAATATCGTCTGCACCCATTAGGTCTTTACTGGAACTAAACTGCCTGATTGGAAAAGGCAATAACGGCATTCAACCAGCATACCCTTGAAGAGACGAAGTGACTTCCATGCGTACAATGTGTTTTGGAGTTTCTACGTTACAGATATACACTAAATAAACTCTCTTTTTTCCATTCAAGTAAATTTTATAAAGTCGTCGATAGAAGGGCACATTCTCAGATTTGGCTTGGAAAAAAAAAGGGTCATCATTTTTCCCTAGTATTTAGTATTGCATTTGGTGCGAAGGTTTAGGGTTCTACTACCAGTTAATCCAAACTGGATAGTGGACATTGACATTGCTGCACTTCAGTCGATCTTAAGAAATTGagtaatttattaaatattatagTATGAAAGTTAAATTAACATAGTTAGAGGAACTGAGGAAGTTGGCGTAaagacaataataacataacttAAGCTAGTCTAAACTCTAAAGCATATTCTTTTTACTCTGGTAGTGAAATCGAGAGAATGAGCAAGGAGCAGCATAAGTTGAAATAGAAGAAAGATTGGACATATTGCAaatttaacatcaaaaccaaCTGGAGCAGTGTTGTACttttaagaaattaaaaatatttaaaaaaatatatatactaataGAAGAAAATTTACTTGACCTTCCAAATAGTAATTATATTATACACCATGAGAAAAAGTGAGTATTTTATCCACTAAGATCACAACATTTTGCATATTTGTCGCCATTCATAAACGATTGATTagccaaaaagaaataagaagaaagttTTTACTTGGGAAGTTTCGCTAAGGAGACAAGAAGGACATCTATGCAAAGATTTAGGTATGggacaattgccacccactctAAGTAGAAAGGAAACTTCGTGTACCAATGTCAGGTGAAGAGTTAAATATATACGTTTATGATATTACTAACCTCGCTTTGTTTTATTAAACCTGTGATGTGATATGGCTACAGGCTACCTTTTGTACGAGGACCGTTTTGGCattatattttttatgaaaaatgataTTATATAGCCGCcgtaaaaataatagtcgaaaaatatataaattttttatattttttcaatatatatacattttgtatgttatatatataaaaattataccaattttatacacttttttggCTATGAGATTTAAATAGTTTCTgacgcgggctaaaagtgataatactcaTATTTCTTACTTCCTCCGTTTCAACTTAGATGAGTTAGTTTGACTCGGTACGGAGTTTAACAAAAACAAAGTAGagttttgaaatttgtggtctcaAAAGTTTAAGGGTAAAAGCTACGAGGggtcatgatatttgtgtggttataaaatattcttattaagggtgtgtttggtataacggaaaatattttccgtgaaaaatattttattgaaaaacaagtaataatcttattaacctccgaactcataactttggaatttgtaaaatttcgaatgtaaaccgaaagatgaaaaaactaaaattgaaaatatataaaaaaaaatattttttttgggggggaggggggagaagaacgaaaaaatagaaatttgaaattacaaaaaaaaggtAAAATTTGTTTTTTATGCGGGGTAGTAAGGTGGGTGGTGacgaaaaaaaaattgaaaaaacagaAGTCTTTTATTAGAGAGGGGTGGGGTGGGTAGGCATGGGGtggtgagggtggggaaggttgagaagaatttttgaaaaatattttctcttctcttgataaggaaaatattttcctccaattggaggaaaatgaattcataagaaaaatattttctaaaatatttaaaccaactggaaaattgaaaaacattttgcgaaaaatattttctttcataccaaacacaccctaagtgtaaaatgggtaaaatgaagagtttaaagttgaattattttcaaatttaaaaatgtgtcatttattttaaaacagactaaaaaggaaagtagtTCATCTAATTTAAAACGGAAGGAGTATTATTCTTTTAGGAGTTGTTTAGTATGAgtataagaaggtatagtgctggtataaaaatttaataccaccttaatactttgtttggttagcaaacctaGTATAAGTTATCCCGGAATTAAAATTagtaccgggataacttataccttgtagATGATGGAGTAATTAGTGTCGGAATAACTTATACATTCTTCTTACAAATTATGCAATTGTAATTTTTAAcacaacataccaaacagtggataaaaaataatacGAGGATAACTACTCCCAACATAACTAATCCTAGCATAATTTATCCCGACACAAgccgtattcaaaccaaacgaccccttaatgtGTTTACTATTTTGAGACCTCTCAAGAACTTGACTTTTCACTGAGGTATTTGCCGTTTGATCTGAATAccttaaattaataatttatgttagaatatataaattaaattaatcGAAACACAGAACAACTTTTATCgttctttttatttcttcaattGTTTTGCTGAAAAAATGGAACAGGTATCCTAGGAAACGTGCTTTCCTATGCTCAAAAACACCGAAAGTGATTGATCAAAAGGATTTAAATTCCTTCAACACTCTGAGTAACCAAATAGAAACATAAGGTTTCTTTCGTTTTGAGTCATTTTCGCAAGAAAAAATCAGATAACTCGCACACATAGGTGAAGGTGCAAAACTATGTGAACTCTTCGATTTGAATAATGTAAAACGTTGATTCAATTTCAAAAGAATTGGTAAAACAATCGTGAGATAGATTTATTTCCATGCAACTATAAGCAAAATCAACGAAATAATTGtttataaaaaatgtaaaaaaacaAATATGTTTACATTTAAGAGTTTTCAAATTGTATCTATATCATTGATGGGTCCATCCCATGTAGCCATTAATTTGACTTCTTTTTAAGTGGGGCAAAGTTTTCATGATAGTTGACATGACATCATATCTACTATAATAAATTTGTGGATCAAGTTTTTATGACATTTGTCATGACATCATATCGATTATAATAAGTTTGTAGACCaagttttcatgacatttgccatgacatcaTATTCAtcattaggccaaggatttcttgttattaatagaggagtttctccttatttgaaatcacaccaaaacaaagagaagcaatagaagttagagaaaataATCCACATATTGTAGTCTCTGAGATAAATAGTGTGTGcgagtaatattgtagtgaagtgtttaaataaagagtgttatttttttcaaaattatagtagtctcttgacattactaagttgtaatattagtggtaatattgctccgctcgggtattgtattttacctcgttaaaagagttggtgtcgttgttactctcttgtgttattattatttgccgtGGATATTATTTGTGGGCgggattattattttttccaaacAACGTGGTATCATAGCCATAAAAAATAATGGTACGTTGTCTTTTCAGTACCCCgtctcacaaaagataattatgagaaataGTGTCTACGTTGAAAGCCATTCTTGGCTCCCAGGATGTGTGAAAAATCATAGATAGAGGGAATGCAAAACCCGATAATGAGGAAGCTCTAcctcaaaataaaaaagatgtcttggcaaagacaaggaagaaggatcaacaatCCCTTACACTCATCCATCAATGTTTGGATGATGCCATGTTCGTAGATActaccacctcaaaggaagcttTGGAGATTTTACAAAATTATCTTCAAGGCGTTTGACAAGGTGaggaaggtaaaacttcaaactctaagggaagactttgaagttttaaaaataaaagaattcgAATACATTTCGGATTAATGTTCAAAAGTGAAGGCTGTTGTAAATCAATTAAGAAGATACGGGGAGGACAAAGAAGATGTCCGTGTAATAGAAAAGATCCTTCGCACTTTAGCACCTAAATTTAATTTTGTGGTGTGTGATATTGAGGAGTCCAAAGATTTAGATTCTATGCTGGTAGAGCAATTGGATGGTTCTTTACAGGCCCacgaagaaaagatcaaaagAAGACAAGAAGTGCCACtggagcaacttcttaaaactcaggcatcctttaaggattatggaggtgaaaagATCTATCGAGGAAAAGGACGAGGAGGAGGCCGTGGcggtcatggaagaggaagaagtaatggtaacaacttcaacaatgaagttaaaatctACCAAACATTCAGAGGTCGTGTCCGTGGACAAAAAGGAGGAAGATGACATGgctactaccaagaaaataatggacaagggtataataaataaaaaattgagtgttataattgtcataaatttgatcattactcttgggaatgtcataacaatgttgaagaaaaagctaaccttGTTGGCGACAAGAAATAAGAATACGAGTCAACGTTGTTGATGATACTAAAGGAAGAAGACATGGATGATTGCAGCTCGTCGTATTTGGACAATGaagcaagcaatcatatgtgtggatgcaaagagaagtttgtggaAATCAATAAAACGAtgagaggtaatgtgtcctttgAAGATACCTCAAAGATTCAAATCGAATGGATATTTACGATTCTGGTCTCCTGTAAATATGGTAGTCACAAgctaattcaagatgtttattatgtgccaaaatttaaaagtaatattttgagtttgggtcaacttcttgaaaaggaatatgacatccacatgaaaaatatgcatcttttgctTAGAGATTCAGGTGGAATTCTAACTGCTAAAGTGCATATGACAAAGAATAGAATATTTTCTCTCAATCTTAAAATAATTGATTCAAAGTGTTTGAAAGCTAATGTGCAAGATAAATCACGGTGTTCGCATGTAATGactcgaccagtcgttttgagaatttaagactCGTCTGGTGGCATACGACCCtaagcagcttcgtattatgtgtattgacttgcgtgcgttgttgaattcagttaccggatgattcagagtgatttgggacacttggtccctaaaacaaaagtttaagtcttaggattttgaccgtaatcGGAACTTtttgaagacgactccagaatggagtttcgtcggttccattgggtgattttggacttggagcatttccagattgtgttttggaggtctgtagttcatttaggcttgaaatggcggaggttaaatttttggagatttggaccggaagtggacatttttatatcggggtcggaatgctaTTCCGAGAATTGCAACAACTCTGTTATATTATTttggacttgcctgcaaaatttgacgtcatttcgggttgatttgataggtttcggcacgagttttagaagttggaagttttggaagttcataagttagaTTCGTGGTACGATTTGTATtttcggtgttgtttgatatgatttgagacctcgagtgagtccatgttaggttatggaacttgttagtatgtttggacggggtccagGGGTCGTCGGGTGTGTTTCGTATGGCTACAAgtcatttccttctatttttgaatGACTGGTTCTAGTGTATgatgttcttcttcgcgatcgtaaAGCTCCTTTAGCATTCGCGAAGTGTCTCTGCTAATCACCTtaatttccttcttcgtgttcgcatagTACGCCTTGCGATCACGTAGCTCTTCACATTTCCTTCATCATGTTCGCGTCCTCCATTCTGTGTTCACGTATTAGAAACCAGGCCCTGAGCACTGGAGGtcgttactcttcgcgttcgcatgtttccctacgcgttcgcataggttTTCGTCTCTTCTTCTACGCGTTTGCGAGCgtctcttcgcgtttgcgaagcacttCCTGGAAGCCTTaaattttcttcttcgtgaacgtgtctctttctccgcgttcgcgatgcacaaacacctaggcagaatataaagtcctctatttcgagggtttgccattttcaccatttttggagttgtagagctcggttttgagtaattctttgtgggtttttcaagaaaatcgattgggtaagtgttcttcacctagaatttaatatattccatgattttatatttatttttatcatttaatttgtgtattgagttgagaaaaattgtggttttggaagaaaattttcaaaataaaaaatcatgatttgagggacgaaatggtatcggaatttgatgatttttgtatggttgtactcatatcggaatgggtgtttggaatttgtgaaatttgtcaggttccgagatgcgggcccgggggtcgacgtTTGGactaatttttagattttgataaagattgaggctttatgatcaggaatagtctcttatgagttttatttgtgttttgaagttattttgatttgatttgagccgtgtggaggtcATTTCatccgagaagttcatttttgagtatcggtctatcttctttgaggtaagtatcttgcctaacttcgtgtgggggaactactccttaggatttgagtcttctatgctaattgtagtccgtgtacacgaggtgacgagcacGTGCcgagacttatttgtggaaaattggcctttagggattcttaggtccttgtactcactgaatatgcagttgttctcgtTATGATTACGTTTCTAAATATCCAGTTTCACTTCTACCtgctttaattggaattaatttcttCCTGATCcacttttgttgtttatttgattcatatgtgccttaactaaAATTGTATCTCTTCTATTGCCGTGTTGTCTTTTctctaactgcttatctttatctGAATTTATAATTATATCTTCTgtattgttcatccttaattgaggctatgattatcttcatattgtttatccttaattgaagttgttgtgtcTCTTTCCTacttgcccaaccttaaaagaagtttagatatcttaTATCTTAATTGACTCATCCTTATTGGAATTATTGACTCGTGATATCTCCCTTGTTGTTGAACTGTACCTTGTGGGTCCGTCGTTACATATTATGTTCTCCCtttttgagttattcttattatgactagcgttTCTCTATTatggctactccttgtgaattagttcctctATTTCCTCgagttctggaatttctgagttgatgTATTTGTCGtatccttgtattattgtcatttgttgctgttgtacttattattgtgatgcacaagCTTTCTACCATGTGATtgtggttattgtgatgcacgaggtttctgtcgtacaGTTGTTGTTATgtggttgcacgaggtttctattgtgctattgttactactgatatttgcacatgcggtaTGACAaagcgggatatatatatatatattcatgtgGGTTGagcatgtggcgagataaggcgggaacattattatgcatgtgtgccaagacaaggcgggcatttattttattattgcacacatggcgagacaaggtgggatgtgttagggattgatttgtgatggcctgggggcattcttgttgttgatattgtgtaGTGGTACACCTACCTGTGaaagctttatcttgtgaaagctgtgagaaaatattctacgtgtcgtccattctttttccttatgcGTATTTGCCGGTATGGGCTATGTTAGGACACCTGCACAAGCATAcgcgtagttaagcactcttatcggatacgaggtgttcttgatattgtggAGCTTAGATGcccacccttgtttacttgccttctttGTGAGAATGgctatattggcacgtgagtcgtaaGTATGGTTATGAGATGTTATGAGGGAACAGGATGCCAactgttagggttcaggtattgagacccatgagttgtgatttgtctgaggttcggtaccttgtggagtttgatgactaaaacctgatgtaaaagcggttgtagttgctgagttattacttgtccttgccgtatttgtgattccggatttaggttgtgttccattcaatTTTCTGTGTCACTTTTATGGTATTCTGCCGATACGTGTTATTTCCTTTCTaattgccattactgtattgtgagccatattgcatagtcttcatgtagatatcatatttctgTTGTTCCCATACTCATACCttttcagtttattagaccagtgggtgtttTGACtgatcctcgtcactactccaccgaggttagtcttgatacttactgggcaccgttgtggtgtactcatgctactcttctgcacatttttgtgcagatccaggtacttgttctgTAGCTAGCTGTGAGGTTCGTTGCTGTGGAGattcaatgtcacgacccaaactaactctGTCacgatggtgcctatcgtggaactaggaaagccaactcatttccaaaacaaaccgatattttcatttcaaagataatttcaaggctatttaacataaaaaccttcataAAGAAGTTCGAATCAAAAtgaaagtgcggaaaagaaaagcccaacatcggggtgtcactagtcatgagcatctactataatatTTCTGACAATATCGAGACCAACATAGTCTAggaaatagctaaatacaactaaaggaatataagagggagaagagcagtgctgcgatcgccagacagctaccttgctatcttagagaaaatctgcaaccggaataatcaacagccgctaccgtgtCCATATACGCTTGGATCTAC
Proteins encoded in this window:
- the LOC107795897 gene encoding cation/calcium exchanger 1-like, with the translated sequence MDFSPFHFKPRSVLSIFFNTSFLFVLLLYTLTFNGFSHSQTHVHLSKTNNNDCSDLYKLNDSQSKCAYIKSSPSCSGKGYVNYLEFFYCILGWSPLLGYTLLLLWLVLLFYLLGNTAAEYFCPSAEGLSKVLNLSPTIAGTTLLPLGNGANDVFSSIISFTRSSSDGVGLNSVLGGAFFVSCVVVGVISMVVSPSRRLTIDKPSFIRDVLFIIFSLSCLLGIIVFGRVNLWIAICFSSIYVIYICVVCAMHFFSKEETVENMNSTDKEDELDHEIGVALLGCVDEEKCSENEKQTEVVNSSTFGTSSSCCKFINCFLGVLDFPLYLPRRLTIPVVSEDKWSKPMAVISATLAPILAAAVLSASSSEGMDSPTSLAIGMTSVLVGLILGNLAFLSTKESSPPKECLLIWLLGGFLMSITWTYLLAQELVSLLVSFGYIIGINPSILGLTVLAWGNSTGDLISNVAMALNGGKDGQQMAISACYAGPLFNTLIGLGVSLVFASWWEYPASYVLPKDPFLCETLGFLMVGLLWALVILPKRNMQPDISLGVGLLAIYFCFLFLRFAKGF